One window of Oreochromis niloticus isolate F11D_XX linkage group LG23, O_niloticus_UMD_NMBU, whole genome shotgun sequence genomic DNA carries:
- the LOC112843744 gene encoding uncharacterized protein LOC112843744 — protein sequence YMLPLGNIIRRHSINFHCYADDTQLYLSMKPGNTHQLVKLQECLKDIKTWMAANFLLLNSDKTEVIVLGPENLRNMVSKQILTLDGITLASSNTVRNLGVIFDQDMSFNAHIKQICKTAFFHLRNISKIRNILSQSDAEKLVHAFITSRLDYCNSLLSGSPKNSLRSLQLIQNAAARVLTGTRKREHISPVLASLHWLPVKSRIDFKILLLTYKVLNNQAPSYLNDLVVPYHPIRALRSCTAGLLVVPRVFKSRMGGRAFSFQAPLLWNQLPVWIRETDTISTFKIRLKTFLFAKAYS from the coding sequence tacatgcttcccctaggcaacatcattagaagacatagcataaattttcactgctatgcagatgacacgcagctctatctatccatgaagccaggtaacacacaccaattagttaaactgcaggaatgtcttaaagacataaagacctggatggccgctaactttctgcttcttaattcagataaaactgaggttattgtactcggccctgaaaatcttagaaatatggtatctaagcagattcttactctggatggcattaccttggcctccagtaacactgtgagaaaccttggagtcatttttgaccaggacatgtccttcaatgcacatattaaacaaatatgtaagactgctttcttccatttgcgcaacatctctaaaattagaaatatcctgtctcagagtgatgctgaaaaactagttcatgcatttattacttccaggctggactactgtaattcactattatcaggaagtcctaaaaactcgctgagaagccttcagctaatccaaaatgctgcagcaagagtcctgacagggactagaaagagagagcatatttctcctgttttggcttcccttcattggcttcctgttaaatccagaattgatttcaaaatcctgctcctcacatacaaggtcttaaataatcaggccccatcttatcttaatgaccttgtagtaccatatcaccctattagagcacttcgctcttgcactgcaggcctacttgttgttcctagagtatttaaaagtagaatgggaggcagagccttcagttttcaggcccctcttctgtggaaccaacttccagtttggattcgggagacagacactatctctactttcaagattaggcttaaaactttcctttttgctaaagcatatagttag